The segment GCGCTCCTCCAGGTCGGCGAGGGTCAGCACGGTCAGGCCGTCGACCGTCGGCGGCTCGCCCGCGGGGGCGTCGAACAGGACGACCCACTCCAGGTCGGGCAGCGCGTCCTTCTGCTCGGCGGCCTTGCGCAGCTGGCCCTCGTTCTCGGCGAACAGCGCGCGGCTGCCGGAGTCGGCCAGGATGAACGCGGTCTCGTCGGCGTTGGTGCTCGGGTAGACGGTGGTGGTGGCCGCGCCGGCGCACATGTTGCCCAGGTCGGCGAGGATCCACTCGATCCGGGTGGCGGAGGCGATCGCGACCCGGTCCTCGGCCCGGATGCCGAGCGACATCAGGCCGGCCGCCACCGCGGCGATCCGCCGGTGCGCCTGCGCCCAGGTCAGCGAACGCCACTGCTCGGCGCCCGGCGTGCTGTCCGCGGCCTGCTCGTCCACCGGAACCGGGTACCGGTACGCCTCGCCGTTCGGGGTGGCCTCTACCCTGCTGAGCAGGAGGTGGGCCACGGAGGGCGGACGCCGCTCGATCATGGACTGCGCGGAACTCAACGAGACCTCCGGGGGCGGGTGGACCGAGGGCCGGGCGACGGCCGCGGGTGGGACGACCGACACCGACTTAACCGGCGAGTAACAAGAGGGCACCAGCAGCCTAGGGGGTGGAAAGCCGATCCGTAAGGGGGTGGCGTGACCTGGCACACTCCCGGGCCGGCAGTGCAGGACCAGCGGCAGGACCCGTCCAGACGTGAAGCTTTCCCACGTGTACCCGAATTCGGGATGCGCGCATCCCCCTTCGCAGACGAGAGTGTCACGGTGCTTTTCAGACTCCTACGCGCCCATCTGGGCCCCTACTCCCGGGACATCACCCTGCTGGTGCTGCTGCAGCTGGTGTCCACCATCGGCATGCTCTACCTGCCGACGCTCAACGCGGACATCATCGACAGCGGCGTGCTCAAGGGCGACACCGGCTACATCCTGCGGGTCGGCGGGGTGATGGTCGGCGTGTCGCTGGCCCAGGCCGCCTGCTCGATCGGCGCGGTCTACTACGGCGCCCGCACCGCGATGGCGATCGGCCGTGACATCCGCTCCGCGGTGTTCTCCCGGGTGCAGGACTTCTCCGCCCGCGAGCTCAACCAGTTCGGCGCCCCCTCCCTGATCACCCGCACCACCAACGACGTCCAGCAGGTGCAGATGCTGGCGCTGATGACCTTCACCCTGATGGTCGCCGCGCCGATCATGTGCGTCGGCGGCATCGTGATGGCGCTCAACCAGGACGTGCCGCTCTCCGGCCTGCTGCTCGCCGTCGTCCCCGCGCTCGGCGCCGTGGTCGTCGTGCTGGTCGGCCGGATGCGGCCGCAGTTCCGCGGCATGCAGACCCGGATCGACGCGGTCAACCGGATCATGCGCGAGCAGATCACCGGTATCCGGGTCATCCGGGCCTTCGTCAAGGACGACCACGAGAAGGCCCGGTTCACCACCGCCAACGGCGAGTTGGCCGGCTACGCGCTGCGGGTCGGCCGGCTGATGGCGCTGATGTTCCCGATCGTGATGGGCGTCGTGAACGTCTCCAGCGTCGCCGTCTTCTGGTTCGGCGCGCACCGGATCGAGAGCGGCGGCATGCAGATCGGCGCGCTCACCGCGTTCCTCTCCTACCTGATGCAGATCCTGATGAGCGTCATGATGGCCACCTTCATGTTCATGATGGTGCCGCGCGCCGAGGTCTGCGCCGAGCGCATCCAGGAGGTGCTGGACACCGAGTCCAGCGTCGTCCCGCCGCTGCACCCGGTCACCGAACTGCGCGCCCGCGGCACCCTGGAGCTGCGCGGCGTCGACTTCCGCTACCCCGGCGCCGAGGCGTCCGTGCTGCGCGACGTCGACCTGACCGCCCGGCCCGGCCGGACCACCGCCGTGATCGGCTCCACCGGCTCCGGCAAGACCACCCTGCTGGGCCTGGTCCCCCGGCTGTTCGACGCCACCGGCGGCAGCGTGCTGATCGACGGCGTGGACGTCCGCGAACTCGACCCGGCCAAGCTCTCCGAACTCATCGGCCTGGTCCCGCAGAAGCCGTACCTGTTCTCCGGCACCGTCGCCTCCAACCTGCGCTACGGAAAGCCGGAGGCCACCGACGAGGAGCTCTGGCAGGCGCTGGAGACCGCGCAGGCCGCCGAGTTCGTCCGGAAGTTCCCCGAGGGCCTGGACGCCCCGATCGCCCAGGGCGGCACCAACGTCTCCGGCGGCCAGCGCCAGCGCCTGGCGATCGCCCGCGCGCTGGTCCGCAGGCCCGAGATCTACCTGTTCGACGACTCCTTCTCGGCCCTCGA is part of the Kitasatospora setae KM-6054 genome and harbors:
- a CDS encoding ABC transporter ATP-binding protein is translated as MLFRLLRAHLGPYSRDITLLVLLQLVSTIGMLYLPTLNADIIDSGVLKGDTGYILRVGGVMVGVSLAQAACSIGAVYYGARTAMAIGRDIRSAVFSRVQDFSARELNQFGAPSLITRTTNDVQQVQMLALMTFTLMVAAPIMCVGGIVMALNQDVPLSGLLLAVVPALGAVVVVLVGRMRPQFRGMQTRIDAVNRIMREQITGIRVIRAFVKDDHEKARFTTANGELAGYALRVGRLMALMFPIVMGVVNVSSVAVFWFGAHRIESGGMQIGALTAFLSYLMQILMSVMMATFMFMMVPRAEVCAERIQEVLDTESSVVPPLHPVTELRARGTLELRGVDFRYPGAEASVLRDVDLTARPGRTTAVIGSTGSGKTTLLGLVPRLFDATGGSVLIDGVDVRELDPAKLSELIGLVPQKPYLFSGTVASNLRYGKPEATDEELWQALETAQAAEFVRKFPEGLDAPIAQGGTNVSGGQRQRLAIARALVRRPEIYLFDDSFSALDYATDARLRAALARETGDATVVIVAQRVSTIRDADRIVVLDEGAVVGTGTHQELMADNPTYREIVLSQLTEQEAA